The DNA window GACGATGACCAGGAGCATGCGGATCACGCGCTTCTTGGCCATCAGGTTGGTGGCCGAGCTGTTGCTGCTGACGCGGCTCAGCTTGGCCTTGCTGCTCCCGCCGCCAGCGCTGACGCTGCCGCCGCCGGCGTCACTGCCCTGCCGCTGCGACCGCTgcgcctgcagctgctgcagctccgCCTTTCGCTTGGAGGGCTGGAGGTAGCAGCCGTCCCCGTCCGCGGGCCTCAGGCCGTTGGTGCTGGCCCCTCTCTCTGGGGTGGCAGGGTtagggaggggttacaagagaGTGCAGATAATGTGTTTAAATAGTTTAAGAATAGATTAGATTTATttgataatgaaaaatgaatacaaatctGCTCCAGCTGAGGACAGATATTTCATACATTTGAAACCATCAAggataaataaatttaaaaaaccctcATTTCCATCATGGTCCTCGAACAGGACTGACAGTTGTACACTCAAagacattctgtttttttatttgagagaCCTTGAATTTCTATGTGCATTTTTGCAGCTGGGCTTGTTGTGCAAAATGACAGTTAACCTCTAGGGACTGTTAACGCATGTGAATTGGTTACTTTCGTTCTTCAGGCTAATTGGCAGTTTAACAAAGTTACTCGCTCTGTTTCCACTAGAGTCAGTTGATTCTGTCCTAACAGGAATATCATCCTTGTGGAAGTGGATGGGTCATTCTGTGTGTGGAAGGATCATTCTGACGTCTTACCCCTGTTAGATTTTCTGTTGTTCATTTCAAACTTAATTCCCTTGTAGAGCTCCAGTGAAATAAGACCATATGCTGTCATCATGACCAGCCCTGGCACTAGAAACAGGAGCAGTAACAGGAACACATACCTGCAAGGAGAGACAGATGTcatgtgcatgttttccagGTTTCTGAAAAACAGCTAAGTATCACCAGTATGAGCTACCGCAGTAGACAACGATGCAATGTGATTGGTCCTCACTGGGACTGCTCAATGACATCAATGTCCAAGTAAGTAAATTGCAGAAAGATTTTAACAGAGACAAAAACTAAACCTTGTGAGAAAGCAGCCCTCTGATTGGTCCTTACCACAATTGCTGCATGACATTTCCGTACCAATGAACACATTGCTAAGAGATTTCAACAGgcgaagaaagaaaaggagcaTTCTCACTGGCCATCCCCAGGAATGCCATATGACCTCACAAGGCCAGTAAGCAAGTTGTTGAATGGCTTTTAGCAGTTTCAAAAACAAGGGAGAAGCATTCTGATTGGTCCTCACCAGGACTGCTGGATGATGTCACTGGGCCAGACCAGCCTGCACATGTTCCCAGTGCTGTTGTTGTAGCGGGTGAAGGGCACCAGGGTGCTGGCGATGGGGTACGGCAGCATCAGGATGAAGGACACCACCCAAGTGGCGGTGATGACCTTGGCGGCGTGAGACTTGGTCTGCCAGGTACGCGAGGTCAGCGGGTTGCAGATGGCGCTGTACCGCTCCAGGGAGATGGCCACCAAGTTGAAGGTGGACACGCTGACCGAGACACCTACGGAACAAGAGCCTCATTTCCGGTTTAACTTCTCAAAGGCAAAAtctgtgtgttcgtaaatgtgtgGTAATTCTTAAAAAGGTGTTTGTTTGGAATTCCATGACCAGTGGTGCCCTATGGGGGGTGGGATTCAGGACAATTCTAAGGGTCCTGAGTGACAGGAGCCCTCCAGaaattgtgctgtaattgtgctAAGATGGCGTAGGCCAGGGGTGGCGGGGCCTAATGttagatcttttcatggggcccaaaatccctggagGACAGTACTGATATATGCATGCTCTGCTCCCAGACTGCTGAAGAGTGAACCCGCTCCTGTTATTTTCAGGTTTGGTACTGGTTATTAGCGTTGGTGAGTGAAGATCTCCATTTAATTCAGGTTCTATTTTAGTGCTTTGGCTAGATGGCATATTTACTACATGCCCCTCGTGGGTGTCTTTGGCCCGAGAGAAGTTCCAGTGCTTCAAAgccatttactgtacattgtCTGTTCCTAATAAATGTTAGAATGTCACAATAAACGTCACAGCACCATAAGAATAACACCTGTAAACCTGTCCAAATGATCACCAAAATAGTTTAGCAGCCTGAAAATGGTGGCAATATAAGATATTGAAATATAATGTCATGCTGGAttcatcaataaaaaatattaattaatcaaaCAGCATTTTCATAGGCATCTACATTACCAGGCGGGAAagtctgtaatttaaaaaaataaaataaaataagaagtaAAAATCCTTTTTCGCTTAACAAATGgatgtaaaaacttttttttttaccctttaaCTTTTACCTCAAACCATGGCAGTCTAGCTCATGCCTCTGTGAGTAAGTGTTGGGGATCAGGGGGATGTGCTAGAAGTCATGTGACTGCATCCAAGCAGTCCAAATGCAGGTCCAGCGGGATGCTCTGAGTGGACGTTGCTGGACGGTGTTGGAACCTGCTTTAGAATTCTCTGATCCAGGGATGGCTCAATCCTTTCTGAGATCACAAACATGGGTGTTGGGTTGGTGGattctggggggtgggggggagtccTGTGTGCAGGTTTCACCAAATATCATTGATACGTGTTCCCCTTTTAttgcaccccgccccccccctcccccccacatgACTGCCACCCCTCTCAGACACATGGGGCCCTAGCTAACCAAGAACTGCCCCTGCTCTGATCTAAGAAATCATCTGTAGCCAACCCAGGTAGAGGGAGacagacccgcccccccccccccccaccccccccccactcacccataAAGTACATGGCTCCCTTGCAGATGCCGCTGCTGAAGATGAAGTCCTTCATGAGGTTGGGAATGAGGGTGAAGGGCATGCAGAAGACGCAGAGCATCAGGTCGCTGGCCGCCAGCGACAGCAGGAACAGGTTGGTGACGGTGCGCATGCGCCCGTTCCGGACCAGCACGGTGATGATGAGGGagtttcccagaatgctcagCAGGAATATCAGGACGTAGAGGAAGATCCGGACAGTCTGGTTGATATCTGGAAGGGAGCAAAAATAATCTCAAAAGACAAGAGCGGTGAAACAGATTTGAGAACACCGCCTTGGATTATGCCAAAAGTTCTGAAggtaaatcttattttttttaggtcTGAGGTTTTCATATCTGTGGTTGCAGAGTGGAGTTCCATGAGTGCGGTTATAGTGTGCCCGGGCaagagctggagagagggaagatTCCTCCCTGGAAGTGCCAGCTAACTAACTCACATCCTGTGACTTCTGATCCTAATAGCTTACTTCTTTATTCTGATTTTATGGCTTGGTTGTGCAGCTATCAGGTAATCCTGGGTCAAATTGAAAAGACTCTGACATGGTTTCATCTCCCTCCGGAGACATGAGGGTTCAGCCAGAATGTCATCGATTG is part of the Anguilla anguilla isolate fAngAng1 chromosome 7, fAngAng1.pri, whole genome shotgun sequence genome and encodes:
- the cckar gene encoding cholecystokinin receptor type A isoform X2, which gives rise to METFTLPDIFRNSTDIYKLLCGLGIKNDSDCDNGMDFTQEPKDINQTVRIFLYVLIFLLSILGNSLIITVLVRNGRMRTVTNLFLLSLAASDLMLCVFCMPFTLIPNLMKDFIFSSGICKGAMYFMGVSVSVSTFNLVAISLERYSAICNPLTSRTWQTKSHAAKVITATWVVSFILMLPYPIASTLVPFTRYNNSTGNMCRLVWPSDIIQQSWYVFLLLLLFLVPGLVMMTAYGLISLELYKGIKFEMNNRKSNRERGASTNGLRPADGDGCYLQPSKRKAELQQLQAQRSQRQGSDAGGGSVSAGGGSSKAKLSRVSSNSSATNLMAKKRVIRMLLVIVCLFFLCWTPIFSVNAWRAFHRRSADRLLSGAPISFIHLLSYTSACVNPIIYCFMNKRFRQGMLATFACCSPRGGGGVRRGAGPRARRANGCLCRGPGPEEDGHTHSGGTLTRFTYSSTRGSAQA
- the cckar gene encoding cholecystokinin receptor type A isoform X1, whose product is METFTLPDIFRNSTDIYKLLCGLGIKNDSDCDNGMDFTQEPKDYFCSLPDINQTVRIFLYVLIFLLSILGNSLIITVLVRNGRMRTVTNLFLLSLAASDLMLCVFCMPFTLIPNLMKDFIFSSGICKGAMYFMGVSVSVSTFNLVAISLERYSAICNPLTSRTWQTKSHAAKVITATWVVSFILMLPYPIASTLVPFTRYNNSTGNMCRLVWPSDIIQQSWYVFLLLLLFLVPGLVMMTAYGLISLELYKGIKFEMNNRKSNRERGASTNGLRPADGDGCYLQPSKRKAELQQLQAQRSQRQGSDAGGGSVSAGGGSSKAKLSRVSSNSSATNLMAKKRVIRMLLVIVCLFFLCWTPIFSVNAWRAFHRRSADRLLSGAPISFIHLLSYTSACVNPIIYCFMNKRFRQGMLATFACCSPRGGGGVRRGAGPRARRANGCLCRGPGPEEDGHTHSGGTLTRFTYSSTRGSAQA